In Candidatus Hydrogenedentota bacterium, a single genomic region encodes these proteins:
- a CDS encoding SGNH/GDSL hydrolase family protein, with protein MTVLHQSYAAMIAFWGAVILGAGYASAQEATAGPAPVDPATATSEFGDELLWYDATSLPVDGRGWTDTAAPYDRLPARAEGVVRPPVWDLSRDSAGMAVRFMTNSPTIGARWVLRDASLAMAHMPATGVSGLDLYVKDGGRWLWVANGRPSATTMQAKLLSGIPEGMHEYLLYLPLYNGVTTVHIGVQPDSTLAVPPQRPEATRKPIVFWGTSVTQGGCAARPGMAYPAIVGRMMDRPTINLGFSGNGQMEPEMAKFIAELDAEMFVVDCCPNLGPEEIAARTEPVVQLLRETRPETPIVLMENIIYQEGYFIPGMREAYEKKNVELKAAYERLVAAGVKNLHYIPCDALLGDDAEATVDGTHATDLGFLRMAQAITPVLNSILSK; from the coding sequence ATGACTGTCTTGCATCAATCGTATGCCGCCATGATTGCCTTTTGGGGTGCAGTAATACTCGGAGCCGGATATGCCTCCGCGCAGGAGGCTACGGCCGGTCCGGCTCCGGTTGACCCCGCCACGGCTACCAGCGAGTTCGGCGATGAACTGCTCTGGTACGACGCAACAAGCCTTCCCGTCGACGGCAGGGGCTGGACCGACACCGCTGCTCCGTATGACCGCCTCCCTGCGCGCGCGGAAGGGGTGGTGCGTCCGCCAGTCTGGGACCTCAGCCGCGATTCGGCGGGCATGGCGGTCCGTTTCATGACCAACTCGCCCACGATCGGGGCGCGCTGGGTCTTGCGGGACGCCAGCCTGGCCATGGCGCACATGCCCGCCACGGGAGTCAGCGGCCTGGACTTATACGTCAAGGATGGGGGCAGGTGGCTCTGGGTCGCAAACGGCCGTCCGTCTGCCACTACGATGCAAGCCAAGCTGCTCTCGGGAATCCCGGAAGGGATGCACGAATATCTCCTGTACCTGCCGCTATACAACGGGGTCACGACTGTGCACATCGGTGTTCAGCCGGATTCTACCCTCGCGGTTCCTCCGCAGCGGCCCGAAGCCACACGCAAACCCATCGTGTTCTGGGGAACATCGGTCACGCAGGGCGGTTGCGCGGCGCGGCCCGGGATGGCCTACCCGGCAATCGTGGGACGCATGATGGACCGGCCCACGATCAATCTCGGCTTCTCGGGCAACGGACAGATGGAGCCGGAGATGGCGAAGTTCATCGCGGAACTGGACGCGGAAATGTTCGTCGTTGATTGCTGTCCGAATCTCGGTCCGGAGGAGATCGCCGCGCGGACGGAGCCGGTGGTGCAACTCCTGCGGGAAACCCGCCCGGAAACCCCCATAGTGCTGATGGAGAACATCATTTATCAGGAAGGGTATTTCATTCCCGGTATGCGTGAGGCTTACGAAAAAAAGAATGTCGAGCTGAAAGCGGCTTACGAACGGCTTGTAGCGGCGGGCGTAAAGAACCTGCACTACATCCCGTGCGATGCTCTGCTGGGCGACGACGCCGAAGCTACCGTCGACGGTACCCATGCGACGGACTTGGGATTCTTGCGCATGGCCCAAGCCATCACCCCGGTCTTGAATTCGATCCTGAGCAAATAG
- a CDS encoding VCBS repeat-containing protein produces MLCFLVMICCAVTDGAAQHYTLQHEDVLADVAVSDVNGDGRDDICALSARGTADRGTYLSVYLSRPDGTYAEKADCRQELPPTVGGVFFAETDGAPPAEVVAVDTAGAHILALRDKAFTQVAEPRFVSLFPAGLEFPRFLDNQVVDVDRDGVHEWLVPLPHGYGLREPGREIATIGCHVAGAVAHDSASRTHLRYDFPGVVPFPWENDAYQALAFINTHTVEFVRGPDWNDLVTSEIPFKKAPERLSPTPSGAYADTFPKPPKPQAHAELHDLNEDGLPDLLVTEAQGSIDVETCTRIFFAQPGCTFSQEPDMQFVKSGAFAQPTVIDVNGDGLDDVFFFELSFGLKSMVSYLVRERLTLRLEAHLNSPHGFDATPRYRSRFTLAAPDGTREGILALGDFTGDGRMDAVFSPDGKRLGLFEGRGEELVSQEPAATFDIPPYGAAKTCDLNANRRRDIVVFEAGNKGTRDIHVLVF; encoded by the coding sequence GTGCTTTGTTTTCTCGTCATGATTTGTTGCGCTGTGACGGACGGGGCTGCGCAGCACTACACGTTGCAGCATGAAGACGTTCTCGCCGATGTGGCGGTGTCGGATGTGAACGGCGACGGGCGCGACGACATCTGCGCCCTGTCCGCGCGCGGGACCGCGGACCGGGGCACGTATTTATCTGTATACCTGAGCCGGCCCGACGGAACCTATGCGGAGAAAGCTGATTGCCGGCAGGAACTTCCACCCACCGTCGGCGGAGTGTTCTTTGCAGAGACGGATGGGGCCCCCCCCGCGGAGGTCGTGGCGGTGGATACGGCCGGGGCTCATATCCTCGCGTTGCGAGACAAGGCATTCACCCAGGTCGCCGAGCCGCGTTTCGTTTCGTTGTTTCCGGCCGGACTCGAGTTCCCCCGCTTTCTCGATAACCAGGTCGTTGACGTTGACCGTGACGGCGTCCATGAGTGGCTGGTCCCCCTTCCTCACGGCTACGGTCTGCGCGAGCCGGGCCGCGAAATTGCCACCATTGGATGCCATGTGGCGGGAGCGGTGGCCCACGACAGCGCTTCCCGCACGCACTTGCGTTACGACTTCCCGGGTGTCGTGCCGTTTCCCTGGGAAAACGACGCGTATCAGGCGCTGGCTTTCATCAATACGCACACGGTCGAGTTTGTACGGGGACCAGACTGGAATGATCTTGTCACCTCGGAAATCCCCTTCAAGAAAGCGCCCGAGCGCCTGTCCCCAACGCCGTCCGGGGCCTATGCGGACACTTTCCCAAAACCGCCAAAACCCCAAGCGCACGCTGAACTCCACGATTTGAATGAGGATGGCCTGCCTGACTTGCTTGTCACGGAAGCGCAGGGAAGCATAGATGTCGAGACGTGCACACGCATCTTCTTCGCGCAACCCGGCTGCACCTTTTCACAAGAGCCGGACATGCAATTCGTCAAGTCCGGCGCCTTCGCCCAGCCCACCGTCATCGACGTTAACGGCGACGGCCTGGATGATGTCTTCTTTTTCGAGTTGTCATTCGGACTGAAATCGATGGTGAGTTATCTCGTTCGCGAGAGACTTACGCTGCGCCTGGAAGCGCACTTGAACTCGCCCCACGGTTTTGACGCAACTCCCCGATATCGGAGCCGGTTCACGCTCGCCGCGCCTGACGGAACCAGAGAGGGCATCCTCGCACTCGGCGATTTTACCGGGGACGGCCGCATGGACGCGGTCTTCAGTCCTGACGGAAAAAGGTTGGGACTGTTCGAAGGCCGCGGCGAAGAACTTGTTTCCCAAGAGCCTGCGGCAACATTCGATATCCCGCCATATGGCGCAGCGAAGACGTGCGATCTCAACGCCAACCGCCGCCGCGACATCGTGGTGTTCGAAGCCGGCAATAAAGGAACGCGAGACATCCATGTGCTTGTCTTTTAG
- the crtI gene encoding phytoene desaturase family protein, whose translation MLGNRCQHANTASPVAVIGGGLGGLSAAIHLRLAGFPVTLYEANERLGGRANLLESNGFRFDTGPSLLNYPWVFENLFRAAGARMADYIELLPVEPGVAFQWPDGTRFALSSDLVALLRALESVEPRVAPGLMHFLADAGAKYDLAFAKLVTRNVDNPLRWLVSMRPGEILRLSVWRSLYGELDRFFKSRHIREGLGSYGMYLGGSPFQLPGFFSILPYGELAYGLWLPRGGIYGLVEGLERLARETGVAILTSTPVERIETAGGAVRGVRKAGGGIDAFRIVVSNVDVPTTDQSLLGHEPLIEKRRRSNARTRMTPAVLTFYWGVRGQVKGMGHHTIFLPDDYPGAFRDLFRGSTVPRGLPFYVSIASATDPRLAPEGNTTVFVLVPLPLLSRMGDVDWAQCVASIRAQVLERLRQHDCDLTAARICVEHVYTPNDWRERFGLHDGSAFGAAHTLFQVGPFRARNYAPELEGMYYTGASTTPGTGMPMAVLSGKLTAERILAHER comes from the coding sequence ATGCTTGGAAACCGCTGTCAACATGCCAATACCGCGTCTCCTGTCGCCGTGATAGGAGGGGGACTTGGGGGATTGAGCGCGGCCATACATCTGCGCCTGGCAGGATTCCCCGTAACCCTCTACGAGGCGAACGAGCGTCTGGGCGGGCGCGCTAACCTCCTCGAGTCGAATGGTTTTCGATTTGACACGGGACCGTCCCTCCTCAATTATCCCTGGGTCTTCGAAAACCTGTTTCGCGCGGCCGGCGCCCGGATGGCGGACTATATCGAGCTGTTGCCCGTGGAACCCGGCGTGGCATTTCAGTGGCCCGACGGAACCCGGTTCGCTCTCTCGAGCGATCTTGTAGCTCTGTTGAGGGCACTGGAATCCGTCGAACCGCGTGTTGCGCCGGGGCTTATGCACTTTCTTGCGGACGCGGGAGCCAAGTATGACCTGGCGTTTGCAAAATTGGTGACGCGCAATGTTGACAACCCCCTGCGATGGTTGGTGTCGATGCGGCCCGGGGAAATCCTGCGCCTGAGCGTGTGGCGCTCCCTGTACGGCGAGCTGGACCGTTTCTTCAAGAGCCGCCATATTCGCGAAGGGCTGGGGTCGTATGGAATGTACCTGGGCGGCTCCCCCTTCCAACTGCCGGGTTTCTTCTCGATCCTGCCGTATGGAGAGCTCGCGTACGGGTTATGGCTGCCGCGGGGGGGAATCTACGGCCTCGTCGAGGGCCTTGAACGTCTCGCGCGCGAAACAGGAGTGGCAATCCTGACAAGCACCCCGGTCGAGCGGATCGAGACCGCCGGCGGCGCGGTGCGGGGGGTGCGGAAAGCGGGAGGCGGAATAGACGCCTTTCGGATTGTCGTCTCGAACGTGGATGTGCCGACGACCGACCAAAGCCTCCTCGGCCACGAACCGCTCATCGAGAAGCGGCGCCGCTCGAACGCGCGGACGCGCATGACGCCTGCCGTGCTGACGTTTTACTGGGGCGTGCGAGGGCAGGTCAAGGGGATGGGCCACCACACCATCTTCCTGCCCGACGACTATCCCGGCGCCTTCCGTGACTTGTTCCGGGGCAGCACGGTTCCGCGCGGCCTTCCTTTCTATGTGAGCATCGCCTCGGCGACCGACCCCCGGCTTGCACCCGAGGGCAACACAACGGTGTTCGTGCTCGTGCCCTTGCCGTTACTGAGCAGGATGGGCGACGTGGACTGGGCACAGTGCGTTGCGAGCATCCGGGCCCAGGTGCTCGAGCGTTTGAGACAACACGATTGCGACCTGACCGCGGCCCGGATCTGCGTCGAGCACGTCTATACCCCGAACGACTGGCGAGAGCGTTTTGGATTACACGACGGGTCGGCTTTCGGCGCGGCACACACGCTGTTCCAGGTAGGCCCGTTCCGCGCCCGAAACTACGCCCCAGAGCTAGAAGGCATGTACTACACCGGCGCCAGCACCACGCCGGGCACGGGAATGCCCATGGCGGTACTGAGCGGCAAGCTTACGGCGGAGAGGATACTGGCGCATGAACGTTGA
- a CDS encoding phytoene/squalene synthase family protein, whose translation MWLSRNEYSLADWERFMAQTRAEVRDAASDSEAWAAAVRSSRHVLRNYSTSFFIVTRFLPRVKRDQVEVIYSALRYPDEIVDSFAWDESRKLEALDVWTVQYDAALAAPSLRAAVEAGTPVFAAAFAEVVRRNNIPHEYYRDFLRAMRLDVCPAHFETLTDLIDGYVYGSAIVVGYFLAYVYGPARPEDFPRAIRSARDLGIALQLTNFVRDVAEDQRRGRQYLPMELLRAEGIARMDTLDPAQSEAISRVVHRVAGEAEVYYDRARADLDAFSPDSRTAIHACIEVYGRLNWQIRNSREGFLHRETVPFRDKFRLLPASKYWRLPLSFLHS comes from the coding sequence ATGTGGTTGTCTCGAAATGAGTACTCTCTTGCCGACTGGGAGCGCTTTATGGCGCAGACCCGAGCGGAAGTGCGAGACGCGGCCAGCGATTCTGAAGCATGGGCCGCGGCGGTTCGCAGTTCACGCCATGTGCTGCGCAATTACAGTACCAGCTTCTTCATCGTCACGCGTTTCCTGCCCCGCGTAAAGCGCGATCAGGTCGAGGTCATCTATTCGGCTCTCCGGTATCCGGACGAGATTGTCGACTCGTTCGCGTGGGATGAATCGCGCAAACTTGAGGCGCTCGACGTCTGGACCGTCCAGTACGATGCGGCTCTTGCGGCGCCGTCGCTGCGCGCCGCGGTTGAGGCAGGGACCCCGGTGTTTGCCGCCGCATTTGCCGAGGTCGTCCGGCGAAACAACATTCCCCACGAATACTACCGCGATTTTCTTCGCGCCATGCGCCTCGACGTGTGTCCGGCGCATTTCGAGACGTTGACGGACCTTATCGATGGATACGTCTATGGCAGCGCGATCGTAGTAGGCTATTTCCTGGCGTACGTTTATGGTCCGGCGCGCCCCGAGGATTTCCCGAGAGCCATACGTTCCGCGAGAGACCTTGGGATCGCGCTGCAGCTCACGAACTTCGTGCGCGACGTCGCCGAGGATCAGCGGCGAGGAAGGCAGTACCTCCCCATGGAACTACTGCGGGCAGAGGGCATTGCCCGCATGGACACCCTAGATCCCGCGCAAAGCGAGGCCATCTCGCGTGTTGTGCATCGTGTGGCAGGGGAGGCAGAGGTGTACTACGACCGGGCGCGCGCGGACCTCGATGCGTTCTCTCCGGATAGCCGGACTGCCATCCATGCCTGTATAGAAGTCTATGGCCGCTTGAACTGGCAGATCCGAAACAGTCGCGAGGGTTTTCTGCACCGGGAGACTGTGCCCTTCCGGGACAAATTCAGGCTTCTACCGGCGAGCAAGTACTGGCGCTTGCCACTGTCTTTCTTGCATTCGTGA
- a CDS encoding DEAD/DEAH box helicase, producing the protein MQFDDFGLHPSLLRVLDTEEIHTPTPIQHETIPAVLAGRDVVAVAQTGTGKTLAYVLPALTRLAEGRIRANMMLVLAPTRELAQQVHEVIVRTGKPLGIGSAAVYGGMGYGPQIDAFKRGVAVVVATPGRLLDHMHRGHARFNDLVVLILDEADRMLDMGFLPDIRSILRRLPTGRQTVMCSATFPREIARLADEFLKDPQRIEVGQIAKPVETLRQLLYTVEAEGKLSLLRELLLDENIDSAMIFVGTKPRTERVAKALRKHGFKVQALHGDRSQRQRNEALAGFRSGKYRYLVATDVAARGLDIEAVSHVINFDIPENAEDYIHRIGRTARASADGDALTFVSPSDHLALEAIERALGRNLPRADWEGAVPVISLFQASGGETARGRHGISYRRRRSGLFKSR; encoded by the coding sequence ATGCAATTCGATGATTTCGGCTTACATCCCAGTTTGCTCCGTGTTCTGGATACGGAGGAGATTCACACTCCCACCCCGATTCAGCATGAAACGATCCCTGCAGTGCTCGCGGGGCGCGATGTTGTCGCCGTGGCGCAGACGGGCACGGGGAAGACCTTGGCTTACGTGCTGCCGGCCCTGACGCGCCTTGCCGAAGGCCGCATTCGGGCAAATATGATGTTGGTGCTCGCGCCAACCCGCGAACTTGCGCAACAGGTTCATGAGGTGATCGTCCGGACGGGGAAACCCCTGGGCATTGGCAGTGCCGCGGTGTACGGCGGCATGGGATACGGGCCTCAAATCGACGCATTCAAGAGGGGAGTGGCCGTGGTGGTCGCGACACCCGGCCGCCTTCTGGACCACATGCACCGCGGCCACGCCCGGTTCAACGACCTCGTGGTGCTCATTCTGGACGAGGCGGACCGCATGCTCGATATGGGGTTTCTTCCCGATATACGCAGCATTCTTCGAAGACTCCCCACTGGGCGGCAGACCGTGATGTGTTCGGCAACGTTTCCGCGGGAAATCGCGCGGCTTGCCGACGAGTTTCTCAAAGACCCCCAGCGTATAGAAGTCGGGCAGATTGCCAAGCCCGTCGAGACGCTGCGTCAACTGCTGTATACGGTTGAGGCCGAAGGAAAACTTTCGCTGCTGCGGGAATTGCTGCTGGACGAGAATATTGACTCCGCCATGATTTTTGTGGGCACGAAACCGCGCACGGAGCGAGTGGCCAAGGCCTTGCGAAAGCACGGTTTCAAGGTACAGGCGCTCCACGGAGACCGGTCCCAGCGCCAGCGCAACGAGGCGCTTGCCGGGTTCCGGTCGGGCAAGTACCGCTATCTCGTAGCAACCGACGTTGCCGCGCGGGGGCTTGACATCGAGGCCGTGAGTCATGTGATCAACTTCGATATCCCCGAAAACGCCGAGGATTACATCCACCGCATCGGCCGCACGGCACGGGCAAGCGCCGACGGTGACGCGCTCACGTTCGTTTCGCCGTCCGACCATCTCGCGCTGGAAGCCATCGAGCGGGCTCTGGGCCGGAACCTGCCCCGTGCCGATTGGGAGGGAGCGGTGCCCGTCATTTCCTTGTTTCAGGCGTCAGGCGGGGAAACCGCCCGGGGGCGGCACGGCATCTCGTACCGGCGGCGGCGCAGCGGCCTGTTCAAGTCGCGGTAG
- a CDS encoding glycosyltransferase family 2 protein has protein sequence MTALTTIVFLLCSFVFLVVVMNMALWPGVRKKEGEDVPAVSVLIPARNEERRLGSCLDSVSRQGPAVAEVLVYDDHSTDGTADLVREYAARDARIRLLPGVALPDGWFGKPFACAQLARNAASEWFLFLDADTALSADAAARMVNEARARNATFLSCWPALECRTFWENALMPMLSFCAFTLFPAHLALSRNDPSLGLAHGACILAQRDAYRSVGGHEAVRNEIFEDTCLARLWRVRGQRSICLDGQDVVRVRMYEGLGDIWRGFLKNFYPAFRHRWGFPLFLLFHFTCFLLPFLMIPLALMIDGPWHLFAASAALVVAMRAIMGMRFGHPFWSSLLHPVAEAMFIALGISSWWQCRSGRGVEWKGRRYHAGAPVDKP, from the coding sequence ATGACAGCGCTCACCACGATTGTCTTCCTGCTCTGTTCGTTTGTCTTTCTCGTGGTTGTGATGAACATGGCCTTATGGCCGGGGGTGCGCAAGAAAGAGGGCGAGGACGTGCCGGCAGTATCCGTCCTCATCCCGGCACGGAACGAGGAACGGCGGCTCGGGTCGTGTCTCGACTCGGTTTCCAGGCAGGGGCCGGCGGTGGCGGAAGTGCTGGTGTATGACGACCATTCGACTGACGGCACGGCGGACCTCGTCAGGGAATACGCCGCCCGCGATGCCCGCATTCGACTGTTGCCCGGCGTTGCCTTGCCCGACGGATGGTTCGGCAAACCGTTTGCATGCGCTCAACTGGCCCGGAACGCCGCTTCGGAATGGTTCCTGTTCCTGGATGCTGACACGGCTCTGAGCGCGGACGCGGCCGCGAGGATGGTTAACGAAGCCCGCGCCCGCAACGCCACCTTTTTGTCGTGCTGGCCGGCTCTCGAATGCCGCACCTTCTGGGAGAACGCCCTCATGCCCATGTTGAGCTTCTGTGCGTTCACGCTGTTTCCCGCTCATCTGGCGCTGTCGCGCAACGATCCTTCGCTGGGACTGGCCCATGGGGCGTGCATACTTGCGCAACGCGACGCGTATCGCTCGGTAGGCGGGCATGAGGCCGTACGCAACGAAATCTTCGAGGACACGTGTCTCGCGCGGCTCTGGCGGGTGCGCGGCCAACGGAGCATCTGCCTTGACGGGCAGGATGTTGTGCGCGTGCGCATGTATGAAGGTCTGGGAGACATCTGGCGCGGGTTTCTGAAGAATTTCTACCCGGCGTTTCGTCATAGGTGGGGTTTCCCGCTGTTCTTGCTGTTTCATTTCACGTGTTTCCTGCTGCCCTTTCTAATGATTCCTCTAGCGTTGATGATTGATGGCCCCTGGCACTTGTTCGCGGCGTCTGCCGCGCTGGTGGTTGCCATGCGCGCCATAATGGGGATGCGTTTTGGACATCCCTTCTGGTCGAGCCTGCTTCATCCGGTGGCCGAGGCGATGTTCATCGCTCTGGGCATTTCATCGTGGTGGCAGTGCCGCTCCGGCCGTGGCGTTGAATGGAAAGGACGGCGCTACCATGCGGGCGCCCCGGTGGATAAGCCATGA
- a CDS encoding carotenoid biosynthesis protein: MKRRLLLGMLVIPYAVLWAGGMVSYVVSGQPEEHMRWAGPLFMMLAAVLVLICSTKRYQMALVIGGLAGFAAEILGVWTGFPFGEYQYTQAFAPLLLGVPLVMVCAWAVLAGYLDVLLRPFIRHPMVLALAGAAGLTAIDLVLDPVAAGPMRLWQWGHAGLYYGIPISNFAGWFGTGFVVSGVLSAVGRREKVSPALRIIGLSLVVFFTVIALGSRLFVPGCWGLALCVAHVILVHAAKGRGGCAEASAEGCGKPDRD, translated from the coding sequence ATGAAACGTAGGCTCTTGCTCGGCATGCTGGTCATTCCGTACGCCGTGTTGTGGGCGGGCGGGATGGTCTCCTACGTTGTCTCGGGACAGCCCGAGGAGCACATGCGGTGGGCCGGACCTCTATTCATGATGCTGGCCGCCGTACTGGTTCTCATCTGCTCCACCAAACGCTATCAGATGGCGCTCGTAATCGGAGGACTGGCTGGATTCGCGGCCGAGATTCTGGGGGTTTGGACCGGGTTCCCTTTCGGCGAATACCAGTACACGCAGGCGTTCGCCCCATTGCTGCTCGGCGTGCCGTTGGTGATGGTGTGCGCGTGGGCGGTGCTCGCGGGGTATCTCGACGTATTGCTCCGGCCCTTTATCCGGCATCCGATGGTTCTTGCGCTTGCCGGCGCAGCGGGATTGACCGCGATAGATCTTGTGCTCGACCCCGTAGCCGCGGGGCCCATGCGTCTCTGGCAATGGGGCCACGCGGGCCTCTACTATGGCATCCCCATCAGCAATTTCGCCGGCTGGTTCGGGACGGGCTTTGTTGTATCCGGCGTGCTCTCGGCCGTTGGGCGCCGCGAAAAGGTGTCCCCGGCATTGCGTATCATCGGGCTGAGCCTGGTCGTTTTTTTCACCGTGATCGCTCTCGGAAGCCGGTTGTTCGTTCCGGGATGCTGGGGTCTGGCGCTATGTGTTGCTCATGTGATTCTCGTGCATGCGGCCAAGGGGCGCGGGGGATGCGCCGAGGCGTCAGCCGAAGGTTGCGGGAAACCGGACCGCGATTGA
- a CDS encoding alpha/beta fold hydrolase translates to MNVERIGNGPRAFVGVHGWAGNSRTFRRLYDYMPADASFFAMDLPGYGDSVAPAELTLEPVLECIANAIRQAPSGDITLVGNCGGAQLGLETLRVYGLNVPRVLLIDPFAYCPWYFRLFTWGTFGRNAYYTTFANPLGRFITNNALRKRRRPETNLTSAFVKVDHAVAHRYLCLMLTLADSRRFKSLQVDVDIVHGDRTFAAVRRSLDIWREVFPGVRIHELQGAGHEPIREATAQLAGILFQTPCNGRTPASAEAAP, encoded by the coding sequence ATGAACGTTGAGCGCATAGGTAATGGACCGCGCGCGTTCGTCGGCGTGCACGGGTGGGCCGGCAATAGCCGCACTTTCCGGCGGCTTTACGACTACATGCCTGCTGATGCTTCGTTCTTTGCCATGGACCTTCCGGGCTACGGCGATTCGGTGGCGCCCGCGGAGCTTACCCTCGAGCCCGTGCTCGAGTGTATTGCCAACGCGATCCGGCAGGCGCCCTCCGGCGACATCACCCTCGTGGGCAACTGCGGCGGCGCTCAGCTCGGTCTGGAAACGCTGCGTGTATATGGATTGAACGTGCCCCGGGTGCTGCTTATCGACCCGTTTGCCTATTGCCCCTGGTACTTTCGGCTATTTACATGGGGAACGTTTGGGCGCAACGCGTACTATACGACATTTGCCAACCCCCTGGGACGCTTCATCACCAATAACGCCCTTCGGAAACGGCGCCGCCCCGAAACCAATCTGACCTCCGCCTTTGTCAAGGTAGACCACGCTGTGGCGCACCGCTATCTGTGCCTCATGCTCACTTTGGCTGACAGCCGCCGATTCAAATCCCTTCAGGTCGACGTCGACATCGTCCACGGCGACCGCACCTTCGCGGCGGTTCGGCGGTCGCTCGACATATGGCGCGAAGTCTTTCCGGGCGTTCGCATTCATGAATTGCAGGGAGCGGGCCACGAACCGATCCGGGAAGCGACAGCGCAGCTTGCCGGCATCCTGTTCCAAACACCCTGCAACGGCAGAACGCCGGCATCTGCCGAGGCGGCGCCATGA